TCATCGGTGCTACCAATGCAGACCTCCCCACGCTCTGCAAGGAAGGTAAGTTCAAGGAAGACCTCCTGGACCGACTCTCTTTTGAAGTGTTGTTTCTTCCTCCGCTTCGCGAGCGTGGAGAGGATATCCTGTTGCTTGCCTCATATTTTGCCTCAAAAATGGCTCTTGAGTGTGGCAGGAGTGAGATGCCGGTTTTCTCAGAGGAAGTGCAAGCTTCCCTGCAATCCTATCCCTGGCCTGGGAATGTGCGTGAATTGAAGAATGTGGTTGAGCGGGCTGTCTACCGCAGCGATACCCCAGAAATTGAACACCTCGATTTCAATCCATTTGAAAATCCTTTCACCCAAAGAGAGATGGAGAGAGAGGAAGGCGTTGTCACACAAAAGCAAACACAATTGGACTTGTCGCAGTTTGGACAAGCTCGTATTGATCTCGATGTCTCTTACCTTGCAGAGGCCTTGAAGCAGGCGGGGGGCAACCAGAGAGAGGCAGCCAAGCTCCTGGGTCTTACCTATGACCAACTCAGGGGATTGTACAGGAAATATCAGGATCTGATGTAGTACATCATTTGATGGTTTGTTCATGCATCCTGTATATGCAAAGAGGGCTGCTTCTCTGTCTGATTTTCAGTCAGACTTGTAAAGCAGCCCTGAGGAAGAAATACAATCTATGTCATGAAAAAACTATCGTGAGGGGAGGATGAGGGCTGTGCCCAGGTAGGCGATTACCATCGGGATGAACCCCACAGAGAAAAGTAGGATGATTCCAACGATTCTCAGCAGGAGTACGGGAAGCCCTGACCACGTTGCCAGTCCCTGGAAAACTCCAAGAATCATACCTCTTCGCTCACGGTAGAGCGTCCTGTGGTAGTAGTCCATTACTTCTGCTCCTTCTCTTTCTTCTTGCTCATTGATGCCTTCAGCTGTTCCATTTCTGCATCAATCTCTTGGTCACTTTCCATTTTGCTGAACTCGTCGGCAGCACTGGTGGTACCATGGTAGCCGGCCATCTCTGCGTCTGCTTCCATGCGCTCAATCTTGCTCTCCAGTTCACTGAACTTGCGAGCCAAGTCAGTACTGTCACTGCTCTTCAGGGTTTCAGCAACTTGCTTCTTTTCCTTTGCGCTTCTTGCTCTCTGGACAAGAATCTGTTGCTTGTCTTTCACTTCCTTGAGCTTGTCAGCGATCTGGGTGAGCTGGCTGCTCTGACTGGCAAGAATGGTCTGCAGGTTTGTTTCAAGCTCTTCGATTCGCTTGATTCTTGCTTTTGCATTATTCTTTTCGATCAAGGCTTCACGGGCGAGGTCTTCCCTCCCATTGGTGATGGCTAGTTTGGCACGGTCATCCCAACGAAGTAGCGACTTCTCCAGTTCAGCTTTCTCGCGCTCCAGGCTTACCTGTTCAGCCTTTCTTGCTGCCATTGAAGAACGAGCCTTGCTCTGAGTTTCCTCAAGTTCTGTGATCATCAAATTGATCATCTTTGCCGGATCTTCGAGTTTATCCAAAGCACTGTTTACGTGGGAATTGAAGATATCGGCGATTCTCTTGAACATCTGCATCATTGTCTCCTTTCGCCACTAGGTGGCTGTTGTTTGCGTTTGTTTGTACGAAGACTACTATGCATAAGGCGTGCCAACTTTGAAAATATAGGAATTATCCATAGAAAATCATCACATATTTGGTGTGTTGCCACCATGTTTGGTAAATTATGCCAACTGTTATGGCCAATACTACCATCCTCATTGGCTTGTAAGGGGTACTAAGAGCGTGTAGACTGCATCCATGAGTACCTTGTATATGGTGGCGACACCCATTGGAAACCTGGATGATATTACCTACAGGGCAGTTGAGACGCTTAAAGGCGTTGAGGTGATCGCCTGTGAGGACACCCGGCATACACAGCAACTGTTGACCCATTGGGGGATCAGCAAGCGCCTGATCGCCTGTCATGCCCACAATGAGACCAACTCTGCAAAAGGTATCGTAGGCTTGTTGGCGGAAGGCAAGGATGTTGCCTTTGTCAGTGATGCGGGCACCCCGGGGATCAGTGACCCGGGAGCACGTGTGGTCAGTGCTGTTCGCCAGGCTGGATTCCCTGTTGTCCCTATCCCTGGGGTCTCTGCACAATCGGCTCTTGTCAGTGTAGCTGGATATGTAGGTAAAACATTCACCTTTGAAGGATTTCTCAGTCCGAAGAAGGGACGAAGAAAGAAACGTCTGGAGGAGTTACTCAGCCGTGATGAGGCGTTCATCATCTATGAGTCGCCCTTCAGAATTCTCAAGACACTTGCCGAGCTGGCTGAGCTTGATGGGGAGCGTCAGATTGTATTGGGAAGGGAAATGACCAAGAAGTTTGAGGAGTTCTTGCAAGGAACTGCCTCCCAGGTGATGGAAATACTTAGTGCAAAGCCTTCGATCAAGGGAGAGTTTGCCATGTTGGTTGCTCCCACCCAGGCACAGGAACGCGATGATCACACTGAAGAAGCTTAGAAGCCTGAAAAGTCGGACTTGTGTAAGAAAGAGCGCAAGCCTGTTTCATCAATTGTCCCAAGAGCAAAATATGGACATCTCATACCTTTATGGACTGCTCACACTCACTGAAGAGCGACAGTTTGCAGAGGTGTTGGATGAAGAACAAATGGATCAGTTGCGTTCGCTGATAAGAAAAGTCCCCTTGGTCCAAGGAAGAGATCTGGCAATCCTTCTCGAGGATATCCACTATTTTCTCCTTGGAGTTTTGGGAAGTGACCCCTCCGATTGGGACCTTACCGATGATCAGGGGGAGCTTGATGCATCAGCTCGCCTCATCCTCCCCCATATACTGGTGCTCGACCGCATTCGCTCTCCTTATAATATAGGATCCATATTCCGTAGTGCAGACTCCTTTGGAGTGCAGAAGATCTATTTGGTCGAAGGGTGTGCGAGGCTCGACCACCCGCGTACCAGAAAGACCAGCAGGGGATGTATCGATACAGTGGACCATGAGGTCCTGCCTGAGGACGTAGTATTGCAGAGGATAGAATCACTTCCCCTCTTTGCTTTGGAGACAGGCGGTAAGGAACTCTCCCAGTTTCCCTTTCCCAAGGAAGGTGTAGGGATCATCGGTGGGGAGGAGCTGGGTGTCAGCCCCTCCTTGCTGAAGGCAAGCGAAGCCTCCCTTGGCCGTTTGACCCTCCCTATGGGAGGTACCAAGGGTTCCCTGAATGTAGCGGTAGCCACAGGGATTATGCTCTGCAGTTGGTACCAGAGAGCTAGCCCCGGTTGGAAGTAACCGCTACATACATTCGTTTCAGCTTATCTTCAATATCGAAGTTGAAATTCCCTGCACTCCAGTTGCCCTTCGCATTGCGAACGCCGACACTCCTTCCGGTGAGTATCTGCATCGCTTCATCTATGGTACTGACCGGATAGATGAAGAATTGCTTCTCCTTGATGGCGTTCAGTACCTCATAGGGAAGGATAAGATTGCGGACATTCTGCTTTGGAATGATGACTCCCTGTTTTCCGGTGAGCCCTGTTGCCAAACAAGTACGGAAGAATCCCTCAATCTTTTCGTTGATACCTCCAACCGGTTGGATAAGTCCCATCTGATTGACCGATCCTGTCACTGCGATGTCCTGACGGACAGGTAGTTCCCCGATTGCAGAGAGCAAGGCAAGCAGTTCACTGGAGGATGCACTGTCTCCATCAACCTCTGCATAGGATTGCTCGAAGGCGATACCGGCGTAAATGGAGAGTGGGAAGGTACGGGCATAATGCTTGCGTAGGTATCCCTCCAGGATCAGGAGACCCTTGTCATGAATTTCTCCGCTGAGTCCGGCTTCATGTTCAATATTAACAATGCCTTCATTTCCTGGGCTGGCTGTACAGGATATGACCGTAGGGGTTCCAAAGGAAGCACTGCCACGGTCCATGACGGCCAAGCCGTTGACTACCCCGACTTTTGTTCCGGAGAGGCTGATGATCATATCACCGCTGAGAATTTCTTCATTGATCTTGCTTTCGCTGATACCGTTGATGTATCCTCGCTCCTCATTTACACGAAGAATGAGTTCCCCGTCAATGGATGCCTGGTTATGGTGCTTCGCCCACCAGTGAGCTTCCTCAATGACATCATACAGTGACGAGAAGTGTGTTGTCAGATGAGTGCGGGACTCCACATACCAGCAAGAGTACCGGAGCAACTGGCTAAAGGCACTATCCTCAAGAGGGAGCATGTGATGATTCTTTGCATAGGCATCCAAGGCCCAGATGCTTTGAGCAATTGCCTCCTTGGAGAGTTCCATCGAATAATCGAACTGTGCGCAGATCTTGAAGAGCGTCAGGAATCGCTCGTCCTCATCACAGAGCATGTCATAAACCTCTTCGCTACCAATGAGGATGACCTTGATTGGAAGGGGAACCACCTGGGGTCTGATCATCTTGCTTTTCAGTTCCCCCTTGGTGACAAGCCCTGCCTCATAAGCCAAGGCATTTGCATCGAGATACCGTTTGAGTGCTTCCCACAAGCTACTCTCACCAAGGAGCTTTTCAGCCTCTATGACAATGAATCCTCCTGCTGCCTCAAGCAGAGAGCCTGCATGCAGACTGAGATGGGGTATTTTCTCATCTGTGTCCACTGAACCAAAAAGGTTGTCGAAGGTAGGGTAGGACTCGATGATCAGGGGCCGTTGTCTCGTCTGTGCGTGATTGACCAGCAGATTGGCTTGGTACTTCCGTGCTATCGGGTCACTCTTGAGCATCTCTTGATCAAGGTGCTGGATATGGAGAGCTTCTCGGGCAAGATCTGCCTTGAGATGGGCAAAGTAGGAGGAAAGTTGCCGATTCTCAGGGAACTGTTGCTCCAGCTGGTCTACAAGAAGCTCTGCTTTCTCGAGAAAGTGGTCGCTGTCTTGGGTAAGGGAGAGCAGTTCCTGATTGAATGCACTGCATGCATCACAGAAGCGTTCTCCTTCTCCTGGGCGGAATGTGAGGGCAGAGGGGCTGTCTGGCTGTTTGAAATTACACACATAGACAATGTCCCTGAGAGCGTCGATTTTGGTCCTCTGGTGCTCGGCACAGTAACGTACCGCCTCATGTCTCCCGCTCGTGGCTTCTCCGCTTACAAAAATGTTGTATCCACATTTCTGTAGACTGAGCCCAATCTCCAGGCTACGAAGAGCCCTTGGCTGGCCAACGATATGTTCCCTGCTGCCCAAGGCTCGGCATTCACTGATAAGCAATGGATCAAAATCGAAGGAAGCTTCTTCATAGGTGAGCGGATGAACCCGCTTTTTGGTATCGGTCATGAAGGAACTATAGGTGGTGGAACAAAAGGTGTCAACTCTATATACTAGGCTCATGAAACGAAGCAAACTTGTTACCTATCTTGATACATTTCTGGGACTTGGATCTTTTGAGGGTTTGGACCGATCCCTCAACGGTTTGGTTGTGGGAGGAGTGGATAAAGAGGTCCGTAAGGTGGCCTTCGCCGTTGATGCCTGCCAAGCTACTTTTGAGAAAGCCATAGCAGAGGGCGCCGATCTGCTTATCGTTCACCATGGACTCTACTGGGGAACCCCTCTGCCAATTACCGGGGCACACCATACTCGTATCATTACGTTGCTGGAAGGGAATCTGGACCTGTATGTGGCTCATCTTCCCCTCGATGCACACAGCGAGGTGGGAAACAATGTTGTTATGGCCGGAAGGTTGGGTTTGCAGGATATTGAGCCCTTTGCCCCCTATAAAGGTACCCTGTTGGGGTACAAAGGTGTTCTCAAGGAAGGGAGAGATCCCAGGTGGATTGCTGAACAGCTTGGTTTTGAGAATCCAGTGGTGCTTCCATTCGGTAAGGATTCCATT
This sequence is a window from uncultured Sphaerochaeta sp.. Protein-coding genes within it:
- the rsmI gene encoding 16S rRNA (cytidine(1402)-2'-O)-methyltransferase, with protein sequence MSTLYMVATPIGNLDDITYRAVETLKGVEVIACEDTRHTQQLLTHWGISKRLIACHAHNETNSAKGIVGLLAEGKDVAFVSDAGTPGISDPGARVVSAVRQAGFPVVPIPGVSAQSALVSVAGYVGKTFTFEGFLSPKKGRRKKRLEELLSRDEAFIIYESPFRILKTLAELAELDGERQIVLGREMTKKFEEFLQGTASQVMEILSAKPSIKGEFAMLVAPTQAQERDDHTEEA
- a CDS encoding AAA family ATPase; translated protein: MTDTKKRVHPLTYEEASFDFDPLLISECRALGSREHIVGQPRALRSLEIGLSLQKCGYNIFVSGEATSGRHEAVRYCAEHQRTKIDALRDIVYVCNFKQPDSPSALTFRPGEGERFCDACSAFNQELLSLTQDSDHFLEKAELLVDQLEQQFPENRQLSSYFAHLKADLAREALHIQHLDQEMLKSDPIARKYQANLLVNHAQTRQRPLIIESYPTFDNLFGSVDTDEKIPHLSLHAGSLLEAAGGFIVIEAEKLLGESSLWEALKRYLDANALAYEAGLVTKGELKSKMIRPQVVPLPIKVILIGSEEVYDMLCDEDERFLTLFKICAQFDYSMELSKEAIAQSIWALDAYAKNHHMLPLEDSAFSQLLRYSCWYVESRTHLTTHFSSLYDVIEEAHWWAKHHNQASIDGELILRVNEERGYINGISESKINEEILSGDMIISLSGTKVGVVNGLAVMDRGSASFGTPTVISCTASPGNEGIVNIEHEAGLSGEIHDKGLLILEGYLRKHYARTFPLSIYAGIAFEQSYAEVDGDSASSSELLALLSAIGELPVRQDIAVTGSVNQMGLIQPVGGINEKIEGFFRTCLATGLTGKQGVIIPKQNVRNLILPYEVLNAIKEKQFFIYPVSTIDEAMQILTGRSVGVRNAKGNWSAGNFNFDIEDKLKRMYVAVTSNRG
- a CDS encoding PspA/IM30 family protein, producing the protein MQMFKRIADIFNSHVNSALDKLEDPAKMINLMITELEETQSKARSSMAARKAEQVSLEREKAELEKSLLRWDDRAKLAITNGREDLAREALIEKNNAKARIKRIEELETNLQTILASQSSQLTQIADKLKEVKDKQQILVQRARSAKEKKQVAETLKSSDSTDLARKFSELESKIERMEADAEMAGYHGTTSAADEFSKMESDQEIDAEMEQLKASMSKKKEKEQK
- a CDS encoding Nif3-like dinuclear metal center hexameric protein; this encodes MKRSKLVTYLDTFLGLGSFEGLDRSLNGLVVGGVDKEVRKVAFAVDACQATFEKAIAEGADLLIVHHGLYWGTPLPITGAHHTRIITLLEGNLDLYVAHLPLDAHSEVGNNVVMAGRLGLQDIEPFAPYKGTLLGYKGVLKEGRDPRWIAEQLGFENPVVLPFGKDSITKVGIVSGGASSDVYAALADGLDCFVTGEVEHQIYHDAQESGITVIGGGHYQTEIFGVQALSEHMRDTFDLDVCFIANPTGL
- a CDS encoding PspC domain-containing protein: MDYYHRTLYRERRGMILGVFQGLATWSGLPVLLLRIVGIILLFSVGFIPMVIAYLGTALILPSR
- a CDS encoding TrmH family RNA methyltransferase, translating into MDISYLYGLLTLTEERQFAEVLDEEQMDQLRSLIRKVPLVQGRDLAILLEDIHYFLLGVLGSDPSDWDLTDDQGELDASARLILPHILVLDRIRSPYNIGSIFRSADSFGVQKIYLVEGCARLDHPRTRKTSRGCIDTVDHEVLPEDVVLQRIESLPLFALETGGKELSQFPFPKEGVGIIGGEELGVSPSLLKASEASLGRLTLPMGGTKGSLNVAVATGIMLCSWYQRASPGWK
- a CDS encoding sigma 54-interacting transcriptional regulator, translated to MESPQGGGYNQQPLGESEVFLDFQSKLSRAATVNRSVLLVGERGSGKEIAARRLHFLSPRWQQSLVTVNCAALPPSLIETELFGYEQGAFTGAQKTRKGRFEEAEGGTLFLDEIGLIPLEVQEKILRVVEYGTYERVGSSVTHEVNVKIIGATNADLPTLCKEGKFKEDLLDRLSFEVLFLPPLRERGEDILLLASYFASKMALECGRSEMPVFSEEVQASLQSYPWPGNVRELKNVVERAVYRSDTPEIEHLDFNPFENPFTQREMEREEGVVTQKQTQLDLSQFGQARIDLDVSYLAEALKQAGGNQREAAKLLGLTYDQLRGLYRKYQDLM